In Vibrio lentus, the genomic stretch CCTAGTGTACGGCAGTGGCTTTTATCTACTTGTGCAAAGCTCGATTTGGCTTGCACTAGCTCTGACTTTAGTTTTGCCTGTGTTGTTCTGGCCGTTGACAAAACCAGTCGAAAACGCCAGTGAGATAAAGCGAATCCTTGGTCTCGAAATGGGGTTTAACCTACTGTGTTTTATGGCGGTTAGTCAGTGGGTGAGTGTCGAGTATGTCGATAAAGGTTTGGTCGTGTTTTTTGTCCTCCAGTCTGTTGGTTTTGTATTGGTGCAACTCAAAAAACAGGCCTACCTGTCGATGTTTATCTCGATGGTGCTCGCCGCGACAATTGCGTATTGGGTATATACGGGTGAACAAACCTTGCTGTTAGGAGAGGGCAAGATTCTCTTATTTGGTGAAGTGGTACCTTGGCAATTAAAAGTGATTTATGGCTTTTGGTTAATTCAATTGCTGTTGGTGGAGTATCGCTCAGTTTTGCCGAAACTTACTCTCGCTATCTGCCATATTGCATCCTTTATGATAGCGATTGGTGCGGAGGATTTTTTCCATGCTCGTATCGTGACAGCCTGCCACCTTCTGTTTCTCAGCTTATGTTTCGATTTTAAGCGTTTAGATTGGGGAGGGAAGGACTTTGCTGTATCAAATCGATTAAGCAGCTTTATTCAATTGCCAATAATTAGTAAGACGCTCTCTGGACTGATTCTGGGTGTCGTTGTTATCACTTATTTCGGAATTTTCTTTATGTAACTTGGTTCCGTTTTTCAATATGGAATGACGTGGGTGTTTAACTTACCTCAAACTCTCCACGCCATTCCGAGGCACTTCTCTCAACCCATGACGTATCTCTCGAACCCAACGTCAGCTTAAGGACAGAGTTCATTGAACTGGTTATGATGCGTACAATACAAGGACGTGATTGGAGAGAGAAATGAAAGTAGTCGGTAACACGGTTATCCAACCTTTTCACAAGGCAACCTGCCATTGTGGTGCAGTTGAGTTAGAACTCAGCCTACCTAACGGAATAGAAAAGCCGCGCCGTTGTGACTGTTCTATCTGCCGTCGTAGAGGGGCGATTGTGGGTTCTGTGGCGCTGGATGGTATTAAGATTTTGAAAGGCGCTGAGCATCTTAAGCTTTATCAATTCAATACCAACACCGCGAAACATTACTTCTGTTCAAACTGCGGTATCTATACCCATCATCAACGCCGTTCAAGCCCCAATGAATATGGATTTAACATCGGTTGTTTGGAAGGGGTGAACCCTTTTGATATCGGTGATGTGGTGACTAACGATGGTGTCAATCACCCAGCTGATCGCTAAATAACTCGTCGTTTGAGAACCAATTATTTAATAATTAATGGATAGAGGAAGGGTTTATGTCTGAATATAGTGCGGTGATTCGTTGGGCTCGTGGTGACGATGAAACCTTTAGTGATAACCAATACAGTCGCGGTCATACGTGGGAGTTCGATGGCGGTGTCACGGTGCCTGCCTCGTCGTCACCTCATGTTGTGCCACTGCCGTTTTCAGTTGAGGCCAACGTTGATCCAGAAGAAGCCTTTATTGCGGCACTGTCTAGTTGCCATATGCTGACGTTTTTGGGCATTGCTGCAAAGCAGAAGTATGTGATCGACTCTTATGTGGATGATGCCGTTGGTGTGCTTGAGGAAGATGAATCAGGCCGCTCATCGGTCACTAAGGTGACTTTGCGACCTGACATTGTGTTCTCCGGTTCTAAGATACCGACCGCCAAACAACTCGACAAACTGCATCATTTGGCGCACAAAAACTGCTTTATCGCCAACTCGGTAAAAACAGAAATTGTGGTAGAGGCTAAAGCCTAAGCAACGCTACCCAATCATAAGTAGCGTCATAAAGCATGCGTAACGTTATCAAAACCAATTAGCATTGCGCGCTTAGCTTTCAAAGGCACTGTAAACCTTATTAATGAACAAGTCTTTTTGCTTCATATTGAGCAAAGGCTTAAAGGTTGTTACAGCAAAAGGCATTTCGGCAACGCCGCTTTTTGGCCCTGTTGGAATCAGTGCCATTAATGGATTTCGCTTGTAACCTTTTGTCGATTTGCTCTTTAGCTTGTTGCTGATCAGGCGAGCGAGGTACTCCCCTTGTTGCTGAGCAAGATAACCCAGCTTTGCTTCGCCAACATCGGCGACATCACCGAGTGCGTATAGGTTGTCTTCTCCTGACACCTCGAGCTGGCTATTCACCTTGACGAAGCCTTTGTTATTTAACACGTGTGGCAACTGAGCTTGCAGGAACTCACTATTGGGTAAGGTGCCAACCGCCTCGAATACGATGTCTGCGGTCGCCGTTTTACCGCTTTGTTGGTCGATATAGCTTCCCGAGATGTTTTGGTAACCCGTGTTAAATTCTACTTCGACACCTAGTGCTGTTAACTGCTGAAATGCGACTCTTCTGGTTTTGCTCTTGAAGCCATCAAGCAATGCTTCACCTCTATGTGCGAGAACCAATTTTTTGCTAGGGAAGGCGTGTGCGATTTCTCCTGCCAGTTCCACTCCCACGCCCCCGCCACCAATGATTAATATGTTCTCTGCATTTTGGATGTTTTGATTGTGCTGTAATAGTTCATTGTTGCGATCGGTTAGGTTGAACGCAGAGCTCGATTTCGCGATTGGCATGCTCGGGTAGCGAGTACCTGAAGCAATGATCGCCATCTTAAAGTCAATGGTACTTCCGTTATCCAATGTGGCTTGGTTACGTGTTAATTCGCTGACACCACTTTGAAGAAAAGCGCCTTTCAAGAAAGATTGGTAGGGCTTTCTAGCATCGTCTTTGGTCACCGCTGGTGCTGCCACATTACGAAGAGTCGCGTAGGTCACTTCAAAGTAGTCTTTTTTATCCACCAATAACGTGCTCACGCCTTTTTTCTCAAGCTCTTGCGCGGCTGCTACGCCTGCGAAACCACCGCCAATAATGAGTACGTCTACCTTTTTCATATTTTGCCCTTTATTCATACTTTGTCTTTTTTGCGGCAGGTCGTTTGTCGACCACAGAAGCCACTTATCTATGGGGAAATAGCTTAGTGCGTTTCATATTTGTAATAAATGAGCGAAAATAAAACAGAGGTGTGCATTTTTGCAACGCACAACTTCGAGAGGCAGATAATTGAAAAGGCGAGAAAATGGATAAGTGGAATGAGATAAGAACAGCCTATAAGCTAGCTCAACACCAAACACTGAGTGCTACCGCTCAAGAAATGGGCGTGCACCGTTCAACCGTGATGAGGCATATCGACACTCTCGAAGCTGAGCTTGGTGTGTTGTTGTTCCAACGAAATGACAAAGGTTATTTACCGACCGAAGCCGGGCTAGATATCATGCGCTTAGGTGAGGTGACAGAGAATCACTTCTCGCAATTGGGCGCACAAATCAAAAGTAAAGAACAGGCACTTTCTGGCACGTTAACCGTTACTGCAATAAACGACATGGCAAGTATGCTGATGCCAGTTATCCAACAATACCAGCGTTGTTATCCCAATATGCGTGTTGATTTTATTGGTGATTTGAGGAAATTTAACCTTGAATATGGTGAGGCGGATATTGCGATTCGTAGTGGCGATAAACCTACGACGCCAGACAATATCGTGTTCCCAATCGCCAGTGTGGAGATGGTATTGTGCGCGCACAAAAGCTATATCGAGCAGTATGGATTACCGCAAAACAGTGATTGGCAGCAGCATCGTTTTATCGCCATGAAAGAGAGGCCACAACATTTGCTGTGGAATGAATGGATCTACGACACGGTGCCAGAAACGCAGGTTGTATTTCTGTGTTCGAGTGTTCAGGTAGCCGCACGAGCTTTGGAGTCGGGGTGTGGTATTGCGGTTATGCCTAGGGAGTTTGTGGAGAGAGATGAGGATTTGATCTCAGTTTCTTCCAGTTTGGTTTGGCCGATGCCTGTTTGGGCTTTGGTGCACCGCGATATGTATAACTTGAAGAAAATCAGAGCCTTTATAGAGATTCTTAGGGGCGATCAGCAAACGCCCACTCACTTTAAGATATAAATCGTGTTTTTAATGACGTTTTTTTGTGCATTTTTCGTCTTTTTCAAAAAAGAAAACGTCTTACTGATATGAGTGTGATCGATTTGATTACAAATTATCGAATGTAAACTTTGGGAAATCTATATGACCAGCTTTAACAGTGCATCTAACTACGGCGAAAATGCGTTTATTAAAAGTAAACCGCAGATGCTACAAGGTATCTACAACACCACTGATGTCTTCCCATATTGGGTGGCTGATATGGATTTTCAGGTAGCAGAGCCGATCACTCAAGAGCTGAATCGTTTGGTTGAACGTGGTGTGTACTCTTATGAGTTCAATGAACAGGCGGTGTTTGAGGCGCTATCTCAATGGTATTCAAAGCGTCATGGTTTAAATCTGTCTTCAGACAAATTCGTTCAGGTTCCGGGTGTGCTTTCTGGTATTGCGTTGTTACTGCGTCAATTCACCAATGAAGGTGATGGTGTGCTAATCCATACGCCAGCGTATCACCAGTTTTCTAACTTGGTGAACAAGGCTAATCGTCAGGTGGTGAACAGCCCACTGATTAATGATGAGCAAGGTTACCGCATTGATTTCGATGGTATGGAACAGCAGATAATCGAACACAAAGTAAAAACGATGATTTTCTGTAATCCTCACAACCCAACGGGTCGTGTGTGGATGCAGCAAGAAATTGAACAAGTCATCGAGATCGCCAAGCGCCACGATGTGCTGATCATCAGCGATGAAATCCACTCAGACATTATCTTTGAAGGTCACGCTTTCACGAGCTTGACCAGCTTTGATTACGACAAGGTCATCACCTTGATTGGCTCTCCGGCGAAAACCTTTGGCATGCACAGCATCTCAAACGGCTATGTGTACACCAACAACAATGAGCTATTTGAAGCGTTCAAAACCAATGTCGCGGCGATGTACCTTGACCATGGTAATGCTTTGACGACGTTTGCGACTATTGCCGCCTTTGAGAAAGGTGAAGAGTGGTTAGATGGTATGCTGGCGTATCTGCAAGACACAGTTAAGTGGATTTCCGAATTTGCAGAGCAGCGAATTTCTCAGTTAAAAGTCTTCCAACCGCAAGGTACTTACCAAGTGTGGTTTGATTTTGCTGGCTTAGGCTTTTCGGAAGATGAATTGAAAAGTGTGGTGTTTGAACAAGCTAAAATGGGGTTAACGCCGGGCGGTTGGTTTGGCGCTGAAAGTTATCATTTTATGCGA encodes the following:
- a CDS encoding LysR family transcriptional regulator; translated protein: MDKWNEIRTAYKLAQHQTLSATAQEMGVHRSTVMRHIDTLEAELGVLLFQRNDKGYLPTEAGLDIMRLGEVTENHFSQLGAQIKSKEQALSGTLTVTAINDMASMLMPVIQQYQRCYPNMRVDFIGDLRKFNLEYGEADIAIRSGDKPTTPDNIVFPIASVEMVLCAHKSYIEQYGLPQNSDWQQHRFIAMKERPQHLLWNEWIYDTVPETQVVFLCSSVQVAARALESGCGIAVMPREFVERDEDLISVSSSLVWPMPVWALVHRDMYNLKKIRAFIEILRGDQQTPTHFKI
- a CDS encoding FAD-dependent oxidoreductase, translating into MKKVDVLIIGGGFAGVAAAQELEKKGVSTLLVDKKDYFEVTYATLRNVAAPAVTKDDARKPYQSFLKGAFLQSGVSELTRNQATLDNGSTIDFKMAIIASGTRYPSMPIAKSSSAFNLTDRNNELLQHNQNIQNAENILIIGGGGVGVELAGEIAHAFPSKKLVLAHRGEALLDGFKSKTRRVAFQQLTALGVEVEFNTGYQNISGSYIDQQSGKTATADIVFEAVGTLPNSEFLQAQLPHVLNNKGFVKVNSQLEVSGEDNLYALGDVADVGEAKLGYLAQQQGEYLARLISNKLKSKSTKGYKRNPLMALIPTGPKSGVAEMPFAVTTFKPLLNMKQKDLFINKVYSAFES
- a CDS encoding OsmC family protein; translated protein: MSEYSAVIRWARGDDETFSDNQYSRGHTWEFDGGVTVPASSSPHVVPLPFSVEANVDPEEAFIAALSSCHMLTFLGIAAKQKYVIDSYVDDAVGVLEEDESGRSSVTKVTLRPDIVFSGSKIPTAKQLDKLHHLAHKNCFIANSVKTEIVVEAKA
- a CDS encoding MalY/PatB family protein, which produces MTSFNSASNYGENAFIKSKPQMLQGIYNTTDVFPYWVADMDFQVAEPITQELNRLVERGVYSYEFNEQAVFEALSQWYSKRHGLNLSSDKFVQVPGVLSGIALLLRQFTNEGDGVLIHTPAYHQFSNLVNKANRQVVNSPLINDEQGYRIDFDGMEQQIIEHKVKTMIFCNPHNPTGRVWMQQEIEQVIEIAKRHDVLIISDEIHSDIIFEGHAFTSLTSFDYDKVITLIGSPAKTFGMHSISNGYVYTNNNELFEAFKTNVAAMYLDHGNALTTFATIAAFEKGEEWLDGMLAYLQDTVKWISEFAEQRISQLKVFQPQGTYQVWFDFAGLGFSEDELKSVVFEQAKMGLTPGGWFGAESYHFMRMNIATSRDNIEQSFTALADAIEGFERESQGSSNCCDSGNSKICC
- a CDS encoding GFA family protein; this translates as MKVVGNTVIQPFHKATCHCGAVELELSLPNGIEKPRRCDCSICRRRGAIVGSVALDGIKILKGAEHLKLYQFNTNTAKHYFCSNCGIYTHHQRRSSPNEYGFNIGCLEGVNPFDIGDVVTNDGVNHPADR